The genomic region AGTTTTAGAGTGGGGAAAGTATTTAGCAAGAATTTCTATGTTAATGTCCATGTCATGATGCTACCAGAATGTAGGGACTGAAGTTAATCCTTGGCCTTATGACATAATGAGAATAGAAAAATCCTAAGTCTAACAAAATCACTAACACCATTAAACTTGAAAGCATCACAAATCTCAAGATAGTTAGTAAGATGTTTGTTAGGATCATCATCAGACAAACTAGAGAACTAAATGTTTGTTTAAATCATCTAAATGATGGCTAGTTCGATCTCAAAGTTGTTGTCTTGGACAGTAAGCTTGACAATGCTGGAGATTGTCCCATTAGNNNNNNNNNNATTGGTGTTTTTACGACTCTTATGTTCTTGATAGTCAGTTCTATGGTTGCAAGTCATTCCTTTGTATCCAAGCTTCCACTACTTTTGTCTCTTACAATGGTGTTTTTCTATCAGTGGAACGTTCTCTCAATTTTTGGGTCGAATTATGTTAACTGTCCACCACTGCTTCATGTCATAAAgttgttaacaaaaaaaagagaacaattgaggtaaaataaaaaaaaaatcaaattaaccAAGATTAGAGAGTTCTGATACTATTTAAGATTAAATTCCAGCAATGGCGCAAAAATCTTGATTGCCAAAATGTGCATAGGCTACTAACAAGTGCACTAGCTATCAAGTAGTTTAATAAGTATCAATTCCACGAGAATTTAACgaaataattaccaaaattatgGTTAATCTCTAATTATGTAAACGACCAAAAATTGAGCTATAAACTACTACGGTTgagaaaaattactaaatagaGTATAACAAAAACGAACAAGTTGGAGAAGATTAAATAGTGGATGAGATGTTATGTATAGTCCACCTAATTGATCAAATGAGTTAAAAACTAAcggattaattaataagaaaatattttcgtaTACTGGAATTTTTTTCAAGTTAGTCTTATATACTCTTCTGAGCTATACCAAGCCTATTACCATCAAGGAATTAGTGGGTTCCTCATTTCTGAGACTCGTGATAATAATGCGTTGAGATTTGTAAAAAGACTATATAACCAAACGAATCacgtctatatatatatatatatcattcaaCTCACACCATGAGATCTCGATATGAAAATCCTCCCAAGAATGACACACCACCACTAAAAGATGTGGAGATTTCGTGGTAGCAAAACCTCCACAGGAGAGATAGAGATCAAAATAATCTCTATATATTAGCGTATTTTGAtctctcttttgttttcctttgatctagaagacaaagaaaaaaacctAAAAGATGGAGAGaaagaacaagagagagagcAGCCGAATTTGTGGTGTGTAGAGAGTGAAGTTGAGGGGGAGGGGTAGTGTtggataaaattcatatatatgacCTAGTCAAGTATATACATGATTCCTAACCTAGTTAGACTCTGACCAACCAAAAACCCTAGCTACACACTCATGAGTAGCTGATTTCTAAGCTCCAAATTCACCCGTGCACCCTCATGTGTggttgatttttaaatttcaaattctaaacCCAAAGTCTTGGTTAGAGCTTGGTTAGGTCAAGGAGGAGCCACACTCCTCTTTATGATGATGGTGTAGACGGCCACTATGTGGCTTGTGGATAGGGAGGCTAGTTTAGAGTCTTGCTAGGTCAAGACTTTATATTGGATATATGACTAGGTCACATATAAACCTATATCTAACCTAGCCCTCAACTAACACACAATACACACTCTCATCTGTCgatttctctttctctttctctccatACTCTCTCTAGAATTTAGAGATCAATGAGATTCAAAAGATCAACATGTTAATACGATAACATTGCTTTGATCTTTTGCTCCTTTTCTGCTTGTTCTTACTAGCATGGAAAAATCATATCTTACTAGtggggaaaaaatgcaagcaacccctttatgatatcgcaaatgagcaaattacccccttatgaaaaaataaatagcgatttacctccctgtatttttttaaaatgcaacaattacctccctatgtttttcaaaatgaagtaatttatcttcctttataaggaggtaaactgcttcattttaaaaatatagtgaggtaaattgctatatttttttcatatgaggataatatactcattttcaatattaaagggaggtaaattgttattccaCCCTACTAGTGGGAGAGTGGACGTCTTCAGAAGATTTCAACGTTGGGATCTTGGATAAAAAAATGGTATAATCAACACTTATAGTCgtattaaaaatgagtaagtcatttttacatatattttcctctttattagtTTTCTTATTATTCCTATGgcctatttgtttttattttacatcGAACGTTCGAAAAAAGATCAAGAATACATCCCttgataaaatttacatatttatgttgatttattttttaatttttcacactTTTGTGGCGCTCCCACTCCCTTCAAAATCACCATTACTCTCAATCATTTCGAGTTTTCATTCACTTTTTCAACATTTCTTACTTAAGCCCGACCATTTTATTGAGCACCCCGATGGGAGGCATTTTTCTGCTTTTACTTAGATGAGGCTCAACCCACTTCTCATGGAAAGACAAAACCTCGTTGAATTTGAACAGTTCGTCAAGAGAATGCACGGGGAAGCTGTTCTCGAGTACTAGACATAGCTCtaattgtgtgtgtgtacccCGCATGACGTGGCCGAACCAGAACCGCTCAAAACATGCAAAATCAGTGACCTCGTTCTTACACATCGCAAAAGTTTACTGCACTCCTTACTCCCACTGGAATCTGAATCGATACAAACAAAGCAAAAATCCATCCCATTATCCTCAACCAATCCTCACCCTCCTTTCCCACGCATCCTACGGCTCTCACCTCCTCAAATCCCACAACCATATCCAACAAAAATCActtcaaactcataaaatctCCCACCCTCTTCACTCTCAGCCACTAACTTAACTAAAATCACCCCCCATGGCTTCCATCGCCCTCAAAACCTTCGTCGGCCTCCGCCAGTCGACGCCGGAAAATAACGCTATAGTTCTCTCCAAGCCCATCGCCACCACCACCTTGCCCTACCGTAGGTTACGCGTAAATGCCTCGAAATCCAGCCCCCGAGTCACTGGGCGCAACCTTAGAGTCGCTGTGGTTGGAGGCGGTCCTGCTGGTGGCGCCGCCGCGGAGACACTGGCCAAGGGAGGCATCGAGACGTTCCTCATCGAACGGAAATTGGACAACTGCAAGCCCTGTGGCGGCGCAATCCCTCTATGCATGGTCGGGGAATTCGACCTTCCGCTGGACATCATTGACCGTAGAGTGACCAAAATGAAGATGATTTCGCCCTCTAATGTTGCCGTGGACATTGGCCAAACCCTGAAGCCCCACGAGTATATTGGCATGGTCCGCCGCGAAGTACTCGATGCTTACCTCCGCGACCGCGCCTCCGACGCCGGAGCCACTGTCATCAACGGCCTCTTCTTGAAAATGGACCTGCCCCAGTCCAAGAACGCGCCGTACGTTTTACACTATACCGACTACAACGCGAAAACAGGGAGCGCTGGCGAGAAGAAGACTATGGAAGTAGACGCCGTCATTGGCGCCGACGGCGCCAACTCCCGCGTCGCAAAAGGCATCAACGCCGGCGACTACGATTACGCCATTGCCTTTCAAGAGCGCATCAAAATCTCAGATGAAAAAATGAAGTACTACGAAAATTTGGCAGAAATGTACGTCGGTGAAGATGTCTCGCCTGATTTCTACGGTTGGGTTTTCCCCAAATGCGACCACGTCGCCGTCGGTACCGGCACGGTGACCCACAAAGGCGACATCAAGAAATTCCAACTCGCGACTAGACTCCGCGCCCGAGACAAAATCGAAGGGGGGAGAATCATCCGCGTGGAAGCCCACCCCATCCCTGAACACCCGCGGCCAAAGCGAGTCCTCGACAGGGTTGCGCTGGTCGGCGACGCCGCCGGGTATGTTACAAAATGCTCCGGCGAGGGGATATACTTCGCGGCGAAGAGCGGGCGGATGTGCGCTGAGGCGATAGTGGAGGGATCGGAGAACGGGAAGAGGATGGTGGAGGAGAGTGATTTGAGGGTGTATTTGGAGAAGTGGGACAAGACGTATTGGCCGACGTACAAGGTTTTGGATATCCTGCAGAAGGTTTTCTACCGATCGAATCCGGCGAAGGAGGCATTCGTGGAGATGTGCGCCGACGAGTATGTGCAGAAGATGACCTTCGACAGCTATTTGTACAAGCGGGTCGTGCCCGGGAACCCGTTGGAGGATTTGAAGTTGGCTGTGAACACCATTGGGAGCCTGGTAAGGGCTAATGCGCTGAGGAAGGAGATGGAGAAGCTTAGTGTATAAGCGGGTGGATGACCCGGTTGGAAGGTATTGATCAGTAGTTGATCACTTGTTTGTGGGAGGCAATTGATTTATACGAGGAAGGTTGTGGAATTCCTCGAATGAGAGAGTTGTACTTTGCTATATGTTAATTCTACCTATCTGTCTGAAATACTTCTGTTGTAGTTGAAGCCTGTAAGATAAAGCTATGTTGATTAGAACAAGTCTCTTCTTTGGTTAATCATGTTCATTTTGCTACTTCTTGTTTGTTTAATCTTGCTAATTGTGTTTAATTAGTGGTTGTTCCTGTTTTAGTTTCATCTATGTTTCTGTTACATTAATTGTCTGGTTTGCCCCAACAGTTAAGCAATCAAATTTTGCGTTTGCAAGAATTTGAATGCAGATTTTTGTGTTGGTTTATTATTTCCTAATAATTATTCTTCATAAGAATATCATTTACAAGGATGCTTTTTGGATATCAAAGGGTTAGCACTTGGTAGATTTTCGAACGGACCTGCCATCCGCTGTTTTCGTCTTGTTGGAAAGGAGAATCGAATCTATCACACTTTCGTTGTGAGGAGTCGTCGATTGTCGCAAAATTTCATCATATCTACCGTTGTGAGGAGTCGTCGATTGTCGCAAAATTTCATCATATCTACCCTTGTTCGGgcgattttttatatttttctatttttttgtgaactttgtgtatttttcttattttctatagttagttaatatatttctGGAGTACTGCTATCATAGTAGggtatttttttgtagagtCTAGCATGCTTTTGAGaccgttcaaattttagtcaATTCTAGGCATGTTTTATCTGTACTAAGATTAGGAGTTTaggattcattttctttaaatagaTAACTGggttaagaaattaattcaagaataaGCTATTTTTACTTTCTAAGGTGAGTTTCTAGAGCCTcgaatatgtatttttgttattctttACTTTGAATTGCTTCCGCTCCCATAAAAATACTAAGCAAAAGATATAGCAATTAGCAAAGATTGATGTTGAGATGTGTAAATAACCTGTGGAAAATTATGAACATATGCATTATGTTGGGATTAATGTTTTGAATGCTtttgttttgatgtttttgagatagagagagaaaaatagagataagtaattatgtgttttgagatagatggtatgtttggatttgtgttttgatataatgtaaaatagtgtaaaataagtggtgtaggtttgatgttggaattTGGGAGACAGgagttactgttcattgtcaaacacatctttgaatatatatatttagtaatatatatatgtgtatgtatatagtattttgtttatttgtgaaatataatatatatatttatgttaggagaagaataaaaagtaataaaaaaataataaaaaaaaataaattacaattgcaCACCTAGTGGAGGtgttcaaaacacaaaaccaaacaaggttttgttttttaaacacaaaaccaaacatagtgatgGAGTCTTCTGGTGAAAATAAGTGTATGTGAGGTGAATTCATGTAGAAAGTCACAATGTTagttaaaagttaaaagttaGGGATAATTGCACTCTCTTCCCTttaagtttggtgtaattatacataaatctgcttttgtttgaaaaattatatctagcatccctaaaatttacttttgtctaataaataaatccctttgttagtcaaaattcatcgaacttgtttatactaataaaagaattaaaaaaatatatatatttatcccctattgacttattactgattactatagatcaaataaatctttctatgatcaaattatccccATACGTCTTAATGCACTAATGCATGTaaagaggtatattttcaccgtataaggataatttagtcagaaaaaaattgtttgacctgctATAAgccagtaataagtcaatcaagggtaaatatcaattttcattcagtttttttattaacatgaGCAAATTCAGTGTACTTTGACTAATGGAAGGGCTTAGATTAaatagaagcaaacctcaaggatactagatgtaatttttcaaatcataggAGACCTACgagtaattatatcaaatttcaggagaagggagtgtaattatctctatgaaattacttgaaaatttgtaatttaaaatgtaattatttagatagtaaaataattttcagatTGTTTAGATGGATGCAATAGTCTGACAGGTTAATTCTaagaattttggaaaattaaacacatgaaatatttgaaactttgcattcaaaaattttattcattgataTAATTAGGATAATactttaaaacaaaattatattgtgattttattttattttttttgaataatttttacctTGACAAGGTAACATTATTATCGTAATAAGGTTGTTTCTGAAATAACAtgaattcttatttaattttaaaagatttacaATGAAAAACAGTGAAAAAAacagtttcaaaattttttcaaaagtatttttattttataatattcattCAACCATACAGTAAAGATCTTACTTAGAGTTTTAACTCAATAGGGGCACTGGACTGGGCCAAAGGTTTGTTCAGCGTAGGACCAGCTGATATGGGGCCAGTCCCACATATTCATACTTATAATCGAACCAATTCAGTAGCTTAGGACCACCTGGTCCTGATTCGGTTTGTtgggttaatttttttttttcttttgaaaaaataaatattataatatatttaaaaaataattattataatatattttttattttattctcctaaattaaatattttaatatgcattttatacttttaaaaatataaagtattttatcaatatttttctacttttaaatttttaatacattaattcattaatacgTTTTGTTTATTCGTTTTAAGGTTTATTCTAAGTCCTTTTCGGACTTGTTATCTGAGTTTATTATTGTAAGcttattaattaacttattatttaagttcatGAAATAGTAAccatttcacaaaataaaaaagaataggcACACTGGGCCTAATCCGAGCCTTAATTGGAAGGGCCAGAGCtggcctatttttaaaaattggcCTAATTGCagcatatttaaaaatcaattattattctaaattCATCATGAACATTAGTGAATTTGGTCTTAAATCGAGTGTTTTTAAATGGATCCTAACCAATTCTTTTGGCCAATCCCACCAACTATGCACCTTTGACTGAGATCCTTGGGGTAGGGGTGCGATTGAAGTATATAAACACCCCACAttctttgtaaaataaaagtatattccTTGATATTGTagctataattataattagggtaaattatatttttggtctggacctgtttccaattttagtcccacactcaAACCAATtcacacatttagtcccatatgtggatttttttttcaatttcagaatCGAAAAGGACCAGCACTCTTGGCAAAAACATTTGCGGCAAGAGAGGCAATACTTTTATCTTTTCGAAAATCTTGGTGAAAGGTAAAAATCGAAGGGGATTGTGCTACACTTCTTTCCAGGATCTCCCTAACTTCACAGGACCGTTCTACTATTGGTCCTTTGATTTTTGACATTATTTCTTTAGCAGTTCAAATTGAGTTTGTTTCTATATCTTTTGTCTTTCGGTCGGGCAATTCAATTGGACATAAATGGCCCGTAGTGCACTTAACCTTGAAAGGGACTCTTTTAATGTACCCTTTGGGGTGAACTCTTTGTTGACTGGTGATCTtgccaattaatatatactcaAGTTTagtctcaaaaaataaatctttgatAGTTggtttaatcaattaaaattatacgaTTCATGATAAGGggtataaatattattatttaattaaaaaaaataaaaatgggcACATATTATGCACTCGCGACTCATCATGCAATGTGAGTATTTAAGCTATTTGTGttttcatagaaaattttttactaattaatttatcacaagtatttttttctaCCTCTTTTGAAAACACagggataaattattttttacccAATTTCGACCTGTCGCATCTCAAATGGACTAAAGACGGAAACTCCAAGGGCCACCACCAATGTTTTCGCTCCATCAAATCATCGTTGCGGAGGCCGAATATGTCCTCCCCCTCTTCTATTCACCAATCACTGTTGTGCAACCCTATTTCAACAACGTCAATGTGCTTCAATCTCCCTTGCCTGACTATTCCACGCTTTCATCACACGAGTCTCGGATTCAAGGGGAttgttttgttaaaatttgaggTGTGGGGAACAAAGTATATTCATGGTAATAAATTAGAGAGGGAAAAACTAGGCTTCATTCATCCAAAAACTCAAGTATTTTATTCATCTAAACTCTCTCGTTCTTTATTCGTCTAAACTCCCGGCCTCGTTCGTTCTAAAGGTACAAAAATATGagactatatataaagaaCAGAGTCctaactaaaaaagaaaactaactcaCTTTGAACTCTAGTTGGTAACaaactcaacaaaaattaaatactaaaatactaataaaaataaaatttaagaacaAAAGGATATGAGCAGAACTTTCAACATGTTTGATGTAACAGTCTCCAATTTGTGAAATATGATCTAAACTGTCTCAAGTTCAAGTGGGaacataaatttcaaacaaaacTTAATAC from Sesamum indicum cultivar Zhongzhi No. 13 linkage group LG3, S_indicum_v1.0, whole genome shotgun sequence harbors:
- the LOC105157101 gene encoding geranylgeranyl diphosphate reductase, chloroplastic, with the translated sequence MASIALKTFVGLRQSTPENNAIVLSKPIATTTLPYRRLRVNASKSSPRVTGRNLRVAVVGGGPAGGAAAETLAKGGIETFLIERKLDNCKPCGGAIPLCMVGEFDLPLDIIDRRVTKMKMISPSNVAVDIGQTLKPHEYIGMVRREVLDAYLRDRASDAGATVINGLFLKMDLPQSKNAPYVLHYTDYNAKTGSAGEKKTMEVDAVIGADGANSRVAKGINAGDYDYAIAFQERIKISDEKMKYYENLAEMYVGEDVSPDFYGWVFPKCDHVAVGTGTVTHKGDIKKFQLATRLRARDKIEGGRIIRVEAHPIPEHPRPKRVLDRVALVGDAAGYVTKCSGEGIYFAAKSGRMCAEAIVEGSENGKRMVEESDLRVYLEKWDKTYWPTYKVLDILQKVFYRSNPAKEAFVEMCADEYVQKMTFDSYLYKRVVPGNPLEDLKLAVNTIGSLVRANALRKEMEKLSV